ATTGGGGTGCGGAAACCACATCCAGGCATCGTCGAAGCAGCGCTGGCAGTCTCCGGCAGCGACCCAGGCCACACCTGGTTTTTGGGTGATAAGCCGGAGAACGACGCGGCAGGTGCGAGGGCGTGTGGCATTGCCCATCGCGTGCTGGTGAAACTGGACCCGCCAACCGAAGAACAGTCCGCAGCTGTGGACGCCGCTCTGTCCGCAGGGCTGGCCACTGAAGTCATTGATTCCCCCGCCGAACTGATCACTCTCATCCGTAACAACAGGAGTACTGAATAATGTCTACTGATTATCAGCGCGCCGGTCGCCTGCGCGTAAACGACAATGCCCCACTCGGTGCATACGAACTGACCACCCCGCAAAAGCTCATGATCTTTGTTTTGTCCATGGCGCTATTCGGCCTGGCCAACATCATTCTTGAGATCATTCCCGACATCTCGATCGGTCCATTTGACTTCTCGGTGTCCTACCTCGTGTTCGTGCCGCTGACCATGGCTGCGCTGTTTAGCCCATTTTGGGTTGCGCTCGGCGCGCCGCTGGGCGAGATCATCTTCACCGACCTGCTCATGGGTGATTTCTCCGGGCTCGCCGAGGTTGAGGGCTACCTGCAGATGTTCCTCGCGATCTACATCGCTGGCTCCTACATTCGCAACCCGAAAAGCCGCCCGCAGGTAGCTATCGGCGCGTTGCTCGTCGTCATCATCGACAAGTTCCTCTCCGCTGTTGTCGACTTGGCCAAGGTCTGGATCGGCGTGGAAGACGCTGAGTTCGTAGACGGTCTCCCAGAATCCATGTTGCTTCTCGAAGGCATCGGTTTCGGCATCGACATCCTCATGTCCGGCATCCTCTTCGGAGTCCTTCCTGCGATCTGGTTGGTCCCAGCACTCCATGGCAAGATCGAGCCACTGATGGGAATGCGCCCACGCGTTCCGGGCGAGCCGATTCCGGGACAAGCACCACTATCGGGCACCTTCATCATCGCGGTGATCGTCTTGTCGATCGCTTCCTTCTTCTTCGCATTCCTCGAGGCGTGGGACCTCAACGCCGGCACCTTCGAACTAGAGTTCCTTGAGCAGTACGGCATGTCCTTCCTCTGGGTGTCCGTAATCGCACTCGTGGTTACCTTGGTCATCGCGATCGTGCTGTTCCGCGTGGCCCAGAAGCGCGACGTGCGTAACACCAAGGAAAGCGTGCAGTAAATCTATGGAACCTATCATCGCCCTGCACGACGTCTCCTTCCGTTACCCCGGTGCCGACGACGACACCCTGCGCAACGTCAACCTGGAGATCGCGCAGGGCGATGTATGTTCAGTTGTCGGCGGAAACGGCTCCGCGAAGACGACGTTGTGCAAGACCTTCAATGGGCTGATCCCGCACTACTGGCAAGGCGAATTTGCCGGGGAAGCCATTGTCGCAGGAATCGACACCTTTGAATCCTCAGTAGCCGAGCTGTCCAGCCACGTTGGCTACGTCTACCAGGACTTTCAAAACCAGTTGGTGCGCCCCACAGTTCGCGATGAGATCTCTTTCGGACCCATCAACTTTGGCCACGCGGATCACCGCGAACGCACCCAGGAAGCTCTAGAGATGCTGCGCATTACCGAGCTCTCTGACAAATTCGTTTGGCAGCTTTCCGGCGGACAGGCCCACCTCACGGCGCTCGCTTCCGTCTTGGCCTTGCGCCCCGAGATCATTGTCGTGGATGAGCCGGTCGCCGAACTCGATCCCGCCCGCGCCACGGAAATCTACGAACGCCTCGAACGGCTCAACCAAGAGTTCGGGCTCACCGTGATCACTATCGAGCACCATGCCGAGTTCATCGCCCGATATGCGAAATCCGTGGTTCTCATGTCCGATGGCGCCCCGGTATGGCATCTGCCGGTCCAGGAGGCCGTCAACCGATCTGGGGAACTCGAGGATCACGGAATCCCCGCCCCACAGATCGTTCGAGCTGCGCAGTCTTTGGGAATTGCGCACGCGCCACGCACCGTGGAGACCGCGGCCGAGGAATTGCGTGGGAGGATCGTCGTTAAGCCAAAACCCATGCTTATCGACAACCCGCCCACCCCTGAACCCCCCGTCGCCGAGGCGCGAGAAGTGGTCTTTGACTACAACACAGTAGGCGGGAAGCGTCAGTTGGTTTTGGACAACTTGAACGTGACCATCCGCCGAGGCGAGCGCGTCGCATTGGTCGGCGGCAATGGTTCGGGTAAAACCACTTTGTTGAAGCTGCTTGCGGGGATTAAGGTGCCCCGGACCGGAAACGTCCTGGTTGACGGTGTGAATACGAGGCAGAAGTCGGCGGCGCACCTGTCCGATCATGTCGCCTATCTGTGGCAACACCCGCAGCAAATGTTTGTGAAGGACTCCATTTACAACGACATCGCGCTGTTTCCCGAAGAGCGCGAAATCACGGGGTGGCAGCAGCTTGTCGCAGAAACCCTCGACCAAGTTCGCCTATCCGAGTTCGCAGATCAAGACGGCCGCGCTCTTTCTGGTGGACAGCAACGACGCGCAACTTTAGGCATCGGCCTTGCCATGCGTCCTACGCTTTTGCTTGCCGACGAACCCACCGCCTCCCTCGATGTCACGTCGCGTGATGCGGTGACCGCGATGCTGAATGAACTCGCCGCAGACGGGACGATGACCTCGGTAGTTGCCACTCACGACATGAACTTAGTCGCGGAGTGGGCGAGTCGTGTGCTTGTCATGTCAAGTGGCAAGATCGCAGCGGACGTGACGCCGAGGGAGCTCTTCTCGCAGCCGGAACTACTCGCAGGCGCCAATCTCGTGCCACCTCAGATCACATCGCTTGGCATCGCGCTGGGATTGGACCCGCTGCCATTATCAGTTGCCGAGTTTGTGGAGATGACAAATGGCTCGTAAACACAGAGACGTTCTGTCCGTCGAGTGGATCAAGCTCGAACTCATCCGTGCAGCGTACGCCACACGAGGTGGCCTATTTTCGATCATGGATCCGCGCATGGTTCTCCTGTGGTACCTGATTATGGCCTTTGTACCGTGGTTTACCCACAACATCACGGTGCTTGCCATCCTGTTCCTGATGGGGGCGCTTTCTGTTTTCATCGCGCGCGTTGGACCCCTCATCCTTGGCTTGTTTGTCTTCGGCATGGTGATGGAGGCCGGCTACATCCTATTCGCCGCATGGTTTTTCGGCGGAGACATGAACACGGTGTGGGCCATGGTGGCGCTGTCGCTGAAGCTCGGTGCGGTGTCGATGGTGTCGATGGCGGCCTTTGTGTCTCTGGATCCTGAAAAGCTTTCCGACGCGTTGCTGTCCCTCCGTGCGCCTGAGCTGCTAGCATTCGCGGTTTCGTATGGCTACCGCATGCTGCCGATCCTGGTTGAAGAATTCAACACCGTCTTCGACAACTACCGATTGCGGTCTGCTCCGCCGAAAAAGCACGGCTTCCTAGGCTGGCGCACTGTGTACCACTGGGGGAAGATGGCGGTTCTGAGCTTTTATCCCATCTTCCTCAACACTGCGATGAGCGTGCGCACTACTGTCGAGGCGCTGGAAACACGCGGTTTTACATATGCCACTGTTGATCGTCGTGGACGCGACATCCGTTTGAGTTACCTGAAGATAACTCCCTTGGACATTGCGGTGATCGTCGGCACCGTGCTCTTGGTTATCGTGGCGTTTTGGATCGGGGCAGAGTATCCGCTGTTCCGTGAAGACCTCATTGGATAAGGAACTCGGTGATTGCGGTCAGGGCTTCTTGCCCGTCCGCATAGGAGCCACTTTCCGAACGTGCCGCGATGGCTACGCCATAAGTCTCGCCATCGTGGTTGAAGAAACCAAATTGGCGAGTATGCCATGATCCGTCTTCGTCATCGGACCAGCCGCCCTTGAACGCTGCATCGTCAAGGGTGCCCAGGCCGTAGGACTGCTCCTCGTCGATGTTGTGCATGGCTTCGATGACCGGATTGCCTTCGTCAAGCGAAGAAATGTAGTGGCCGAACTGAGCCTGCGATGGAATGGACCAGCGGGTGAGTCCGAAAGCAGGTTCCATGTGCAAGCTGGTGCCACCACGCGAAATCATTTCTTCGGTGCGGGCGTCGGCTGTCTCTGGGTCGCCGAGACACGTCCAGAGGTAGTACGCGGCATCGTTGTCGGACCATTCGATGGATGCAGTGATGAGTTCGTCGCGATAGGCGTCGTCGTAGCTGCATTCTTCAACGGCTGCCAGAGCGATGGGAACTTTGATGGTAGACCACGCGGGGAACTGCCCAATGTGTCCGACTGCGCGCATCTCATCGCCGTCGGTAATAGCGACGGACATTGTGGTGTCCGTCTCTTCCTCAATCTTGCCGACCTTCTCTTCCAAGTCGGACTTTGAGATCAGGTCAGTAGACATTTTCGAGATTGTTTCAGTAACTGCCGGCGCCTCTGGTGTGGTCGTCGGGTAGGTGGTGTGTGGATCGCTGGTAGAACAAGATGTCACGAAACTTGCCGCCACCATAACGGCAAGGATCTGCGGAGCTATACGGTGCACGAATGGATTATGGCACTAAATGCCCAACTTTATTTACTTGTCTGCATTCTGGTGGTTTTCGCGACGCCTTTCGTCGAGAAGCTCGTGCCCGTCGCGCCCATAAACCGTCGGGGTGTCGGGATAATGCTCCGGTTGGGTCAGTGCCGAGGTTGTACCGTGCGAGAGTACGTGTTCCTTCGGGCTGAGCTGCCGAATAGCAACTTCCTTGATGCGATCGGGGTGCTCGAAGATGACATCGCCGTAGATCATGGGGTCGTGCTGGCCGTCGTCGCCAACGAGGATCCAATCGATCTCCGGGAATTCGATGATCAGGTTACGCAGCTGCACTTTCTTGTGTTCCTTGCCTGAGCGGAACAGCCCGGTCGGTGTTGGCCCCCAGTCGGTGAGGAGCAGCGGACCACAAGGTAAATCGTGCTTTTCGATGAAGCTGACCAGAGTCTCGTAGGTGTTCCACGCACCAGTGGAGAGGTAGAACACTGGGGCCTCCGGGTCGTCGGCAAGCACGTGCTCATAGAACTTTCCCATGCCAGGAACAGGTTGCCGGGTGCTTGTCTTCTTCACCCATGAATTCCATGCGGCGAGGACCGCGCGGGGCAGCATTGTGACCATGATGGTGTCGTCGACATCGGAGATCAGACCGAGTTTGGCAGTGTCCGAGATAATTTGCACCGGTGCCTTGGCCGTATTGCCACCTTCGACCGAGATTTCGGCATCATGCCATCCTGGTTCAAGGCCATGATCGGCGATAAGAACTTCGATGTAGCCGTTATAATTCGTGCGCGACTTCACTTCGCGCGACCCCAGCTTCACCGTAACTTCAATGTCGGGAACCTGGGTGGTGAAGAACTGGCGGTAACCGCGCATGACCTCGAGGTTCGGGTCATCTTCGTTGCCCATCATGACGCGCCCCAAGACTCGGGCACGCTTCGCTGACCCGTAGCCTGTGTAGCCCACGGCCTCGGGGTACCAGCCGCGTTTGGCTTTGCGACGAATACCTGCCTGGTTGATCTGGTTTTCTGCGTTTCGAACTATGTCAGCTAAACCCATAAGGACTACCGTACTTTAATCGC
The Corynebacterium breve genome window above contains:
- a CDS encoding ABC transporter ATP-binding protein yields the protein MEPIIALHDVSFRYPGADDDTLRNVNLEIAQGDVCSVVGGNGSAKTTLCKTFNGLIPHYWQGEFAGEAIVAGIDTFESSVAELSSHVGYVYQDFQNQLVRPTVRDEISFGPINFGHADHRERTQEALEMLRITELSDKFVWQLSGGQAHLTALASVLALRPEIIVVDEPVAELDPARATEIYERLERLNQEFGLTVITIEHHAEFIARYAKSVVLMSDGAPVWHLPVQEAVNRSGELEDHGIPAPQIVRAAQSLGIAHAPRTVETAAEELRGRIVVKPKPMLIDNPPTPEPPVAEAREVVFDYNTVGGKRQLVLDNLNVTIRRGERVALVGGNGSGKTTLLKLLAGIKVPRTGNVLVDGVNTRQKSAAHLSDHVAYLWQHPQQMFVKDSIYNDIALFPEEREITGWQQLVAETLDQVRLSEFADQDGRALSGGQQRRATLGIGLAMRPTLLLADEPTASLDVTSRDAVTAMLNELAADGTMTSVVATHDMNLVAEWASRVLVMSSGKIAADVTPRELFSQPELLAGANLVPPQITSLGIALGLDPLPLSVAEFVEMTNGS
- a CDS encoding energy-coupling factor transporter transmembrane component T family protein, whose protein sequence is MARKHRDVLSVEWIKLELIRAAYATRGGLFSIMDPRMVLLWYLIMAFVPWFTHNITVLAILFLMGALSVFIARVGPLILGLFVFGMVMEAGYILFAAWFFGGDMNTVWAMVALSLKLGAVSMVSMAAFVSLDPEKLSDALLSLRAPELLAFAVSYGYRMLPILVEEFNTVFDNYRLRSAPPKKHGFLGWRTVYHWGKMAVLSFYPIFLNTAMSVRTTVEALETRGFTYATVDRRGRDIRLSYLKITPLDIAVIVGTVLLVIVAFWIGAEYPLFREDLIG
- a CDS encoding App1 family protein; the encoded protein is MGLADIVRNAENQINQAGIRRKAKRGWYPEAVGYTGYGSAKRARVLGRVMMGNEDDPNLEVMRGYRQFFTTQVPDIEVTVKLGSREVKSRTNYNGYIEVLIADHGLEPGWHDAEISVEGGNTAKAPVQIISDTAKLGLISDVDDTIMVTMLPRAVLAAWNSWVKKTSTRQPVPGMGKFYEHVLADDPEAPVFYLSTGAWNTYETLVSFIEKHDLPCGPLLLTDWGPTPTGLFRSGKEHKKVQLRNLIIEFPEIDWILVGDDGQHDPMIYGDVIFEHPDRIKEVAIRQLSPKEHVLSHGTTSALTQPEHYPDTPTVYGRDGHELLDERRRENHQNADK